Proteins encoded in a region of the Elizabethkingia bruuniana genome:
- a CDS encoding helix-turn-helix domain-containing protein, translating into MRSQDEKFNYKKERNLSPEDILKVLLDALKNYETSGEKFYDSADLKRLLNISDSTLYRLRKTKSIPFIHFGKKYFYPKSFFDKKAEG; encoded by the coding sequence ATGAGATCTCAAGATGAAAAATTTAATTACAAGAAAGAGCGAAACCTGTCACCGGAGGATATATTAAAGGTCTTGCTGGATGCACTGAAAAATTACGAAACCTCGGGAGAGAAGTTTTACGATAGTGCCGATCTGAAGCGTCTGTTGAATATTAGTGACAGTACGCTTTACCGGTTGCGTAAAACCAAGAGTATTCCTTTTATACATTTTGGGAAAAAGTACTTTTACCCTAAATCGTTTTTTGATAAGAAGGCTGAGGGGTAG
- a CDS encoding DEAD/DEAH box helicase, with translation MELPKEYILPDFNIRTLHIYDLLKHTANADFMAVKEFQDIYPVALELNAGVFTKNSSLSDFPRVAISQVGANLVTSCSCNSAEDKLCIHQAEIIHCLLEEKDYRIFFDAYLRHKTLLPYAKSYGLEEESNLDIYFRLEYLNGRLQVSPKIKELLQVDEHILKRDLLPRRTSIIKELATQDTSKKQILVIGKHRYYNQLNFQLMEADTTQTGKLKNPVNSIDVMKLLWKAELASEIKFYTAITSFNNQYGETDPAEAEALKHIVQNPLSLEVYFHDRAIAESISAKSLVPVNLNTLQAEIQLHVFRKEPFYEITGELLFRDTALPFSQVVIRNEYFVYYRNTYYLITDSDMLRVIQFFKSNNEILLVHNSRYEVFMQSILTQLEQRVQINYSYIRQAAPTEIADKDYTTEKLIYLHQEGSYISITPVMKYGNVEIPVYSRKQLLDTDQNGNEFKIARDHNAEIRLTRVVMEQHPDFREQIEEQEYFYLHKDKFLDEEWFLNAFETWRNEDIHILGFNNIKNNKLNAHRAKITIEVTSGIDWFNAQLKVGFGHKKATLKQVNKAIRNKSKFVQLDDGTLGILPEEWIHKITRYFQAGDIDEELLKIPKISYTEIQDLFEKEVLSSEVQAEVSAFAHNFSANAEIPEVAVPEALNAELRTYQREGLNWLNFLDSHNFGGCLADDMGLGKTVQIIAFILSQREKHGHTTSLVVLPTSLLFNWQEELAKFAPSVKVLTHYGADRQKSTADFQKYEVILTTYGMLLSDITFLKKFRFNYIFLDESQTIKNPNSERYKAARLLQSRNRIALTGTPVENNTFDLYGQLSFACPGLLGSKQYFKDIYAIPIDKFEYSKRATELQKKIKPFILRRTKKQVATELPEKTEMLIYCEMNTEQRRIYDLYEKEVRDFISATDEDEIHNKSMHVLTGLTRLRQICNSPVLLKDGHSGDHAVKIEILTEQIENKFREHKILVFSQFVEMLDLIKAKLDEKNIRYEYLTGQTRNRGAKVQHFQNNEEVRVFLISLKAGGTGLNLTEADYVYLVDPWWNPAVENQAIDRSYRIGQTKNVVAVRMICSGTIEEKMMNLQKKKKKLAQDLITTETSFFSSLSKDDLLSIL, from the coding sequence ATGGAACTGCCTAAGGAATACATTTTACCAGACTTCAATATAAGAACACTGCATATATACGATCTGCTAAAGCATACAGCAAATGCAGATTTTATGGCTGTGAAGGAGTTTCAGGACATCTACCCTGTTGCATTGGAGCTAAATGCCGGCGTGTTTACGAAAAACTCTTCTTTGTCAGATTTCCCAAGAGTAGCCATTAGTCAGGTCGGTGCTAATCTGGTAACGTCGTGCTCCTGTAATTCTGCTGAAGATAAGCTGTGTATACATCAGGCCGAGATTATTCACTGCCTGCTTGAAGAAAAAGACTACCGTATTTTTTTTGATGCCTATCTACGGCATAAAACCCTCCTTCCCTATGCTAAAAGCTATGGATTGGAAGAAGAGAGCAATCTGGATATATATTTCCGACTGGAGTACCTTAATGGCAGACTTCAGGTAAGTCCTAAAATAAAAGAATTATTGCAGGTAGACGAACATATTCTGAAAAGAGATTTGCTCCCCCGCCGAACGTCTATAATAAAAGAACTGGCCACACAGGACACCAGCAAAAAGCAGATACTGGTTATCGGTAAACACCGCTATTACAATCAGCTGAACTTTCAGCTGATGGAAGCCGATACTACCCAGACCGGAAAGCTTAAAAACCCGGTAAATAGTATAGATGTAATGAAGCTGCTGTGGAAAGCAGAACTGGCCTCGGAGATAAAATTCTATACCGCTATTACAAGCTTCAACAATCAGTACGGAGAAACCGATCCTGCTGAAGCAGAAGCCCTGAAACATATTGTGCAAAATCCGCTGAGTCTGGAGGTTTATTTCCACGACAGAGCTATAGCAGAAAGCATATCGGCGAAGTCATTAGTTCCTGTGAATCTTAATACACTGCAGGCTGAAATTCAGCTCCATGTTTTCCGGAAAGAGCCTTTTTATGAAATAACCGGAGAGTTACTATTCAGAGATACAGCGCTTCCTTTCAGTCAGGTAGTCATCCGAAACGAATATTTTGTTTACTACCGGAATACCTATTATCTGATTACAGATTCCGATATGTTGCGGGTGATACAGTTCTTTAAATCCAACAACGAAATATTGCTTGTCCACAACTCCAGATACGAAGTCTTTATGCAGAGTATACTGACTCAGCTGGAGCAACGGGTACAGATTAATTACAGCTATATCCGTCAGGCAGCGCCAACGGAGATCGCCGATAAAGATTACACAACCGAAAAGCTTATCTACCTGCACCAGGAAGGCAGTTATATATCCATAACACCGGTAATGAAATACGGAAATGTGGAAATTCCGGTATACTCCCGCAAGCAATTGCTGGATACCGACCAGAATGGAAATGAATTTAAAATCGCGCGTGATCATAATGCTGAAATCCGGCTAACCAGAGTGGTAATGGAACAGCACCCGGATTTTAGAGAACAAATAGAAGAACAGGAATACTTTTACCTGCACAAAGATAAGTTCCTGGATGAAGAATGGTTTTTGAATGCCTTTGAGACATGGCGAAATGAAGACATACACATACTGGGTTTCAACAATATCAAAAATAACAAACTCAATGCACACCGTGCTAAAATTACTATAGAAGTTACAAGTGGAATCGATTGGTTCAATGCGCAGCTGAAGGTAGGTTTTGGACATAAAAAAGCTACTCTGAAACAGGTAAACAAAGCTATCCGGAACAAGAGTAAATTTGTACAACTGGATGACGGCACCCTTGGAATACTCCCGGAAGAATGGATACATAAAATCACCCGTTATTTTCAGGCCGGTGATATCGACGAAGAGCTCCTGAAGATTCCAAAGATCAGCTATACCGAAATACAGGATTTATTTGAAAAAGAGGTTCTAAGTAGCGAAGTACAGGCAGAAGTATCTGCTTTTGCACACAATTTTTCTGCAAATGCAGAAATTCCCGAAGTTGCAGTACCTGAAGCCTTGAATGCTGAACTAAGAACTTACCAGCGGGAAGGACTGAACTGGCTAAACTTTTTGGACAGTCATAATTTCGGAGGCTGCCTTGCAGACGATATGGGACTGGGTAAGACGGTACAGATTATTGCTTTCATCCTCTCGCAAAGAGAAAAACATGGCCATACAACCAGCCTTGTCGTATTACCAACTTCGCTGCTCTTCAACTGGCAGGAGGAACTGGCTAAATTTGCACCTTCTGTAAAAGTGCTAACCCATTATGGTGCAGACAGACAAAAAAGTACAGCAGATTTTCAAAAATATGAAGTTATACTCACCACTTATGGCATGCTGCTTTCGGATATTACGTTCCTGAAGAAATTCAGGTTCAACTATATATTTCTGGACGAATCACAAACCATTAAAAATCCAAACTCGGAAAGGTATAAAGCAGCACGCCTGCTGCAATCCCGTAACAGAATTGCACTAACCGGAACCCCAGTGGAAAATAATACTTTCGATTTGTACGGACAGCTATCTTTTGCCTGTCCCGGACTATTGGGAAGCAAGCAATACTTCAAAGATATATATGCCATCCCTATCGACAAGTTTGAATACAGCAAACGGGCTACTGAGCTGCAAAAGAAAATAAAACCTTTTATCCTGAGAAGGACAAAAAAGCAGGTAGCTACAGAATTACCGGAAAAAACGGAGATGCTGATCTATTGTGAAATGAATACGGAGCAGCGCAGGATTTACGACCTTTATGAAAAGGAAGTCCGGGATTTTATATCAGCTACTGATGAAGATGAAATCCATAATAAAAGCATGCATGTATTAACCGGACTTACGAGACTTAGACAGATATGCAACTCCCCTGTTCTGCTAAAAGATGGTCATTCCGGAGATCATGCCGTAAAGATTGAAATTCTGACGGAGCAGATAGAAAACAAATTCAGGGAGCACAAAATACTGGTGTTCTCACAATTTGTCGAAATGCTGGATCTAATTAAAGCTAAGCTGGATGAAAAAAACATCCGCTATGAATACCTTACCGGACAAACCCGGAATCGTGGTGCTAAAGTACAGCACTTTCAGAATAATGAAGAAGTACGGGTCTTCCTGATTAGCCTGAAAGCTGGTGGTACGGGTTTGAATCTTACCGAAGCCGACTATGTATATCTTGTAGATCCGTGGTGGAATCCTGCAGTAGAAAATCAGGCTATAGACCGCAGCTACCGCATTGGCCAAACCAAAAATGTAGTAGCTGTACGAATGATATGTTCCGGTACCATTGAAGAAAAAATGATGAACCTGCAGAAGAAAAAGAAAAAACTGGCTCAGGATCTTATTACTACAGAAACTTCATTCTTCAGCAGTCTTTCTAAAGACGATCTGCTGAGTATTTTATAG
- a CDS encoding Crp/Fnr family transcriptional regulator, whose protein sequence is MTEKSTEEYLIDIFKLKEVPQDLEWRGLLENAEVRTYKKNEVILKQHLRFTDVLFVAEGILASEFTMKDKTVIGRFFTPGNLCTNFDSLLNQTVSQYQVMSMTSCRVIAISAAQFMEYYYNGNSVGKILRKIVLEIITEDIWITNVKLMYQKPEMIAFMQQYYPEVVRDVPYKYVALFLGITPEAYSRILKKGHSRILPKS, encoded by the coding sequence ATGACGGAAAAGAGTACAGAAGAATACCTGATTGATATATTTAAACTGAAAGAGGTTCCTCAGGATTTGGAATGGCGGGGATTGCTGGAAAATGCAGAGGTGAGAACCTATAAAAAAAATGAGGTTATTCTGAAGCAGCATCTGAGATTCACCGATGTCCTGTTTGTTGCGGAAGGTATACTGGCTTCGGAATTTACGATGAAGGATAAGACGGTTATCGGAAGGTTTTTTACGCCCGGAAATCTTTGTACCAATTTCGACAGCCTCCTTAATCAAACCGTTTCTCAATATCAGGTTATGAGTATGACAAGCTGCAGAGTAATTGCCATTTCAGCAGCACAGTTTATGGAATATTATTACAATGGTAATAGTGTAGGGAAAATACTCCGCAAAATTGTCCTGGAAATTATTACTGAAGATATCTGGATAACCAATGTAAAGCTGATGTACCAGAAACCAGAGATGATTGCTTTTATGCAACAATATTATCCCGAAGTTGTCCGCGATGTTCCGTATAAATATGTTGCCTTATTTCTGGGCATTACCCCTGAAGCCTACAGCCGAATTCTAAAGAAAGGACATAGTCGTATTCTGCCAAAGTCTTAA
- a CDS encoding metallophosphoesterase, whose product MMFSSVKSVAILLFSVSISLIQGQEKKPVNSSDGPYVSYKGDSILVQQIEAGSQKKEHYLQKNKKAIKLRISFSDAPEKNFEVKLKQNISNEPSVTAQPKKMLVLSDIEGEFDALRDLLLANKVINKKYEWIYGDGHLVICGDLFDRGTEVPATMWLLYKLEEEAKLKGGYVHTILGNHDIMNLAGNFKYVDQKYFLNAEKLNLSYADLYSEKTELGRWLRSKNLIEKIGDNLCMHGGISPDVNNLGLTIEKLNEIARPYIGWKNLKNTVTDSTILKIFNSTDGIFWYRGYFKEPVVDEKVVDQTLSLFQVKRIIVGHTIVKTNVGFYYNKKVLGVDVNQHKGDHQAALFENNKWYKVGITGDKILL is encoded by the coding sequence ATGATGTTTTCTTCCGTAAAATCTGTAGCCATATTATTATTTTCAGTCAGCATAAGCCTTATTCAGGGACAGGAAAAAAAACCAGTCAATTCCTCCGATGGCCCATATGTAAGCTATAAAGGCGACAGTATTCTTGTGCAGCAAATTGAAGCTGGCAGCCAGAAAAAAGAGCATTACCTTCAGAAAAATAAGAAAGCTATAAAACTGCGTATCAGTTTTTCGGATGCACCGGAGAAAAACTTTGAAGTAAAGCTAAAACAAAATATTTCGAATGAACCTTCTGTAACAGCACAACCTAAGAAAATGCTGGTACTCTCGGATATTGAAGGTGAATTCGATGCACTGAGAGATCTGTTACTAGCGAACAAAGTCATTAATAAAAAATACGAATGGATCTATGGAGACGGACATCTGGTGATTTGCGGAGATCTGTTTGACAGAGGAACCGAAGTACCTGCTACGATGTGGCTGCTTTATAAACTGGAAGAGGAAGCTAAACTGAAGGGAGGCTACGTTCATACTATTTTGGGCAATCACGACATTATGAATCTGGCAGGGAATTTTAAGTACGTAGATCAGAAATATTTCCTGAATGCTGAAAAACTAAATCTTTCATACGCTGACTTATACAGTGAAAAAACAGAACTGGGCCGGTGGCTGAGAAGTAAGAACCTGATTGAAAAAATCGGTGATAACTTATGCATGCATGGTGGCATTTCTCCGGATGTTAACAACCTGGGACTGACTATAGAAAAACTAAATGAAATAGCCAGACCTTATATTGGCTGGAAAAACCTTAAAAATACCGTTACCGACAGTACTATTCTGAAAATCTTCAATAGTACAGATGGCATTTTCTGGTACCGCGGATACTTTAAAGAACCTGTGGTAGATGAGAAAGTTGTAGACCAAACGTTATCCTTGTTTCAGGTAAAAAGAATTATTGTAGGCCATACCATTGTAAAAACCAATGTTGGATTTTATTACAATAAAAAAGTACTGGGTGTAGATGTAAATCAGCATAAAGGAGATCATCAGGCAGCTTTATTCGAAAATAACAAATGGTATAAAGTAGGTATTACCGGAGATAAAATATTGCTGTAA
- the bla gene encoding class A beta-lactamase gives MAKKAILGIIALLMSLSFFSQVHENTVLKKTLESIISGKKATVGISVIGPDTKEVTGINGDQMLPMLSTVKFPLALTVLHEVEKGKLSMAQKLFIKKEELLEDTWSPFKEKYPQGNITITLEEALKWTVSYSDNNLTDILLRLIGGPETVQEFIDSSSFIIKNDEEGMHKDWDSQFINKITPNYATLLLQEFSNGKILNKAHTQWLYNAMLNNASGKKRLKGNLPAGVKIAHRTGTSFTNKEGMTGAINDYGIIELPGKKKIYIAVFVHDTYESFEASEKIISDIGRATYDYYTKK, from the coding sequence ATGGCTAAAAAAGCTATTTTGGGCATTATTGCATTATTGATGTCATTGTCTTTTTTCTCTCAGGTTCATGAGAATACAGTACTTAAGAAAACTTTAGAATCTATTATTTCTGGCAAGAAAGCTACTGTTGGAATATCTGTTATAGGTCCCGATACAAAAGAGGTAACCGGAATAAATGGAGATCAGATGCTGCCTATGCTGAGTACCGTAAAGTTTCCCTTAGCTCTTACTGTTCTTCATGAGGTGGAAAAAGGAAAACTTTCCATGGCTCAGAAACTTTTCATCAAAAAAGAAGAACTATTAGAAGATACATGGAGTCCGTTCAAAGAGAAATACCCGCAAGGAAATATTACAATAACTTTGGAAGAGGCTTTGAAATGGACAGTTTCTTACAGTGACAACAATCTTACAGATATTCTTTTAAGGTTAATCGGCGGTCCTGAAACTGTTCAGGAATTTATAGACAGCAGCAGCTTTATCATCAAGAATGATGAAGAAGGCATGCATAAAGATTGGGATTCCCAATTCATCAATAAGATCACACCCAATTATGCTACTCTGTTACTGCAGGAATTCAGTAATGGTAAAATACTAAACAAGGCACATACACAATGGTTATACAATGCCATGCTGAACAATGCAAGTGGCAAAAAACGACTGAAAGGCAACCTTCCGGCAGGAGTAAAGATTGCCCACAGAACCGGAACTTCATTCACCAATAAAGAAGGAATGACCGGAGCTATTAACGACTACGGAATTATAGAATTACCCGGTAAAAAGAAAATTTACATTGCTGTTTTTGTCCACGATACCTACGAAAGCTTTGAAGCTTCTGAGAAAATTATCTCTGATATAGGAAGAGCAACTTATGATTATTACACTAAAAAATAG
- a CDS encoding YcxB family protein, giving the protein MELNYKLEEQDYLQLYMYAASKNQVIRQQRQRVLWLLIIIYIICSLLMFSMSIISLFVFIAAAITVTLIYIYYYERKRYEKFYLKNIRTNLKNRIGVNYKTVFGSHDVILTEPNAEAKFKYPNIELVEEINTYYFFKMKTGERFIVPKSAIQNSQEFNQVISRLSKDYNIQLQQELNWKWR; this is encoded by the coding sequence ATGGAATTAAATTATAAGCTAGAGGAACAGGATTATTTACAATTGTATATGTATGCTGCATCTAAAAATCAAGTTATAAGGCAGCAGCGACAAAGGGTGTTATGGCTTCTGATTATAATCTACATCATTTGTTCGTTGCTTATGTTTAGTATGAGTATCATTTCTTTGTTTGTTTTTATAGCAGCAGCTATTACTGTTACACTTATTTATATATATTATTATGAACGTAAGCGCTATGAAAAGTTTTACCTAAAGAATATAAGAACTAATCTTAAAAACAGAATAGGCGTTAACTATAAGACTGTATTTGGCTCTCACGATGTTATTCTGACAGAGCCTAATGCCGAAGCAAAGTTTAAATATCCCAATATAGAACTTGTAGAGGAAATTAATACCTATTATTTCTTTAAAATGAAAACCGGAGAGCGATTCATTGTACCTAAAAGTGCTATTCAGAATTCTCAGGAATTTAATCAGGTAATCAGCAGATTGTCTAAAGATTATAATATTCAGTTACAACAGGAACTCAACTGGAAGTGGAGATAG
- a CDS encoding DAPG hydrolase family protein, which yields MIAEEKETETLFSTIDQLLSPKPMMLETGVKRLDNGMLLVSVRTDLHGCKSRMLDWWFKYFETTEHLKWWHPHDHVSHGGWDGFWIKNKNYIGATIRATESLGDIPPLPAVIKFHDPAEIFNPVLLDQAYDSEDVGAVVYARIGFGTNAPVDHNGDPADGYMFHVARDTPFGCVLRSQFYLGATVADTDNPLPEEIGLGLMQHCYSEFTYLSHFLASVYYAENQDGDKAPLPW from the coding sequence ATGATAGCGGAAGAAAAAGAAACTGAAACCTTGTTTTCAACGATTGATCAATTGCTTTCACCAAAGCCCATGATGCTGGAAACAGGAGTAAAAAGACTGGACAATGGGATGCTTCTGGTCTCAGTACGTACAGATTTGCATGGCTGCAAAAGCCGTATGCTGGACTGGTGGTTCAAATATTTTGAGACAACGGAGCATCTGAAATGGTGGCATCCGCATGATCATGTTTCGCATGGCGGCTGGGACGGCTTTTGGATAAAGAATAAAAATTATATCGGAGCTACAATACGGGCTACAGAGTCCTTGGGCGATATTCCGCCATTACCGGCGGTTATCAAATTCCACGACCCTGCAGAAATATTTAATCCGGTATTATTAGACCAGGCCTATGATAGCGAAGATGTAGGCGCTGTAGTATATGCACGAATTGGCTTTGGAACGAATGCACCTGTAGACCATAATGGTGATCCTGCAGATGGTTATATGTTTCATGTTGCCCGCGATACTCCATTTGGTTGTGTGCTCAGAAGTCAGTTTTATTTAGGCGCTACGGTAGCCGATACAGACAATCCTTTACCTGAAGAAATTGGATTGGGACTGATGCAGCATTGCTATTCAGAATTTACATACCTGTCTCATTTTCTGGCTTCTGTTTATTATGCTGAAAACCAGGATGGCGACAAGGCTCCGTTACCATGGTGA
- a CDS encoding DUF2845 domain-containing protein, which produces MKIFFNLKAAYFILIIILFTSCKTVSKFTSESISIGMSKEQVISRFGQPYKYEVIKDKETGALEESLFYRESYELGYYSIINILNFKDGKLVSLKQGEESKRDVHTPIKRSSR; this is translated from the coding sequence ATGAAAATTTTTTTTAACCTAAAAGCAGCCTATTTTATCCTAATTATAATATTATTTACCTCATGTAAAACCGTGAGTAAATTTACTTCTGAATCAATAAGTATTGGAATGTCAAAAGAACAGGTAATATCAAGGTTTGGTCAGCCTTACAAATATGAAGTTATAAAAGACAAAGAAACAGGAGCACTTGAAGAATCATTATTCTATCGTGAATCATATGAACTCGGATATTATTCTATAATAAATATATTAAACTTTAAAGACGGAAAACTAGTATCTTTAAAACAGGGAGAGGAATCCAAAAGAGATGTTCATACGCCTATTAAAAGAAGTTCCCGTTAA
- a CDS encoding DUF6266 family protein has product MATISKGILGGFSGKVGTVVGVNWRGMDIIRSVPKRSRKRPTDNQMLQQYKFKLVVSFLQPLRSIQELYFGSPQGSLSRVNLATSEMLNTALELVNDVPELVFERILITKGELTGFQNLKISPEAGSILNLEWEDNGTQGNAKEADLVNLICYLETQNAFVIFEGLAARKLIKATAKLPDVYKGKEVHTWAFLNNEKKTQASTSAYLGKITLT; this is encoded by the coding sequence ATGGCAACAATTAGTAAAGGAATCCTTGGTGGATTCTCAGGAAAAGTAGGCACCGTAGTTGGTGTTAACTGGAGAGGGATGGACATCATCCGAAGTGTACCGAAGCGGTCGCGAAAACGGCCGACAGATAATCAGATGTTGCAACAGTACAAGTTTAAACTGGTCGTTAGCTTCCTACAGCCCCTGCGCAGTATTCAGGAGTTGTATTTCGGAAGCCCGCAGGGAAGCTTGTCGCGGGTAAACCTGGCAACATCGGAAATGCTGAATACAGCTCTGGAACTGGTGAACGATGTGCCGGAATTGGTATTCGAAAGAATACTGATTACCAAAGGCGAGCTTACCGGATTTCAGAATCTGAAAATTAGTCCGGAAGCGGGGAGTATCCTGAATCTGGAATGGGAGGACAACGGCACACAAGGCAATGCTAAAGAAGCGGATTTGGTGAACCTTATCTGTTATCTGGAAACTCAAAATGCTTTTGTCATCTTTGAAGGACTGGCAGCCCGTAAACTTATTAAAGCTACTGCAAAACTGCCAGACGTGTATAAGGGCAAGGAGGTGCATACCTGGGCTTTCCTGAACAACGAGAAGAAAACACAGGCCAGCACAAGTGCTTATCTTGGCAAAATTACCTTAACCTAA